In Paenibacillus sp. 1781tsa1, one DNA window encodes the following:
- a CDS encoding diguanylate cyclase, which yields MFSTFFINICVMITFMYVSAIIAKFYNIRLPFPSLRVQLIGGLLFGIYGTVLMNYSFPLNETTIVDLRHLAIVTAAVYLGGLASVVTGLVISVLRILMFGISSSAIDAGFVMTLIGLSGVYFAYASWSRLTKIITMNLLGITLIFIILMLNTDSMNSLMKVYPLQMTISFVGGIFIYFIAEFINKSNEMLFLLERRASTDHLTNLSNRRQFEKSLLSELQHARDYQQKLSLLAIDIDRFKKVNDTFGHSAGDAVLKQLGQLLVEHARSADIVSRNGGEEFAILLLDCGQRQAMAIAESIRQAVEKYHFALPDGHTTRLTISIGVAVYPDHCVDHDDNDFFEQADRALYEAKNTGRNRVCILPLRSFPLTL from the coding sequence TTGTTTAGCACTTTTTTCATTAATATCTGTGTCATGATTACGTTTATGTATGTGTCCGCGATCATCGCGAAGTTCTATAATATCCGATTGCCTTTTCCCTCATTACGTGTTCAGTTGATCGGTGGCTTATTATTCGGTATATACGGCACGGTACTCATGAACTATTCTTTCCCTCTAAACGAGACTACGATTGTAGATCTACGGCATCTGGCCATCGTTACCGCAGCGGTATATCTGGGAGGATTGGCTTCGGTCGTTACGGGGCTTGTGATCTCGGTCCTGCGTATTCTGATGTTCGGTATATCATCCTCTGCCATAGATGCAGGATTTGTCATGACTCTGATCGGGCTGTCCGGTGTATACTTCGCCTATGCTTCCTGGTCCAGACTGACCAAAATTATTACGATGAATCTGCTCGGCATAACGTTAATCTTTATTATCCTTATGTTGAATACGGACAGCATGAATTCATTAATGAAGGTATATCCGTTACAAATGACCATTTCCTTTGTCGGTGGAATATTTATCTATTTCATCGCAGAATTCATCAATAAATCCAATGAGATGTTATTTCTTTTGGAGAGAAGAGCATCTACCGATCATCTTACCAACCTTAGCAATCGGCGACAGTTCGAAAAATCACTTCTATCGGAACTTCAGCATGCGCGGGATTACCAACAAAAGCTGTCCTTGCTTGCCATCGATATTGACCGATTCAAAAAGGTAAACGACACCTTTGGTCATTCGGCTGGCGATGCCGTTCTGAAGCAACTCGGACAACTTCTTGTTGAACACGCACGTTCCGCCGATATCGTATCAAGAAACGGTGGTGAAGAATTCGCTATTCTCTTGCTTGACTGTGGACAACGGCAGGCCATGGCTATCGCCGAATCTATCCGTCAGGCAGTAGAGAAATATCACTTTGCCCTGCCTGACGGGCACACCACACGTCTAACCATCTCCATTGGTGTAGCCGTGTATCCGGATCATTGTGTGGATCATGACGATAACGACTTCTTCGAACAGGCTGACCGTGCACTATACGAAGCCAAGAATACAGGACGTAACCGTGTATGTATCTTACCTTTACGGTCCTTCCCTCTTACACTTTAA
- a CDS encoding Fur family transcriptional regulator: MRTLNLTIQRQAVYDVVRHSEDHPTAADVMNRLVEQGYNLAYGTVYNSLRYLTDKELIRELKLGETASRYDARMDDHQHIMCEVCGKVDEVMTEVPPQWMKQVAEETGYAIDHAHVVFGGVCGECRNKRIK, translated from the coding sequence GTGAGAACTTTAAATCTGACGATACAACGGCAAGCGGTATATGATGTGGTGCGCCATTCGGAGGATCACCCGACAGCTGCTGATGTTATGAATCGACTTGTGGAACAAGGATATAATCTGGCCTATGGTACGGTGTATAATTCTCTTCGTTATCTGACGGACAAAGAATTGATACGGGAGCTTAAACTCGGAGAGACAGCAAGCCGGTACGATGCCCGTATGGATGATCATCAGCACATTATGTGTGAAGTGTGCGGCAAAGTGGACGAGGTGATGACAGAGGTTCCTCCACAATGGATGAAACAGGTAGCTGAAGAAACCGGATATGCAATCGATCATGCTCATGTGGTCTTTGGAGGTGTCTGCGGGGAATGCAGAAACAAACGGATCAAGTAA
- a CDS encoding aldo/keto reductase family protein — translation MDYRRLGGSGLKVSEISLGSWLTYGGYVERENAVKSIETAFDEGINFFDTANVYERGAAEELLGQTLKAYSRDSYVLATKVFGKMGDGPNDQGLSRKHIKEQCEASLKRLGVEYVDIYYCHRYHTETPIEETLRALDDLVRQGKVLYVGVSQWTAAQMEAALGTADRLLLDHIVVNQPVYNMFDRYIENEIIPLGERKGIGQVVYSPLAQGLLTGKYTSVSDIPENSRAAKLGWDEGKINADRIGKVRQLIEVADKLDLKVGQLALAWILRQNNVSSALVGASRPEQVKENAAASGVKLDASIIEEIEGILA, via the coding sequence ATGGATTATCGCAGATTGGGTGGAAGCGGACTGAAAGTAAGCGAGATCAGCCTTGGAAGCTGGCTGACGTACGGAGGGTATGTGGAACGTGAAAATGCGGTGAAATCAATTGAAACTGCATTCGATGAAGGCATCAACTTTTTTGATACAGCCAATGTGTACGAACGGGGTGCAGCAGAAGAACTGCTTGGACAGACGCTCAAAGCGTATTCTCGTGACTCCTACGTGCTTGCAACGAAAGTATTTGGCAAAATGGGGGATGGTCCGAATGACCAGGGGCTCTCTCGTAAACATATTAAGGAACAATGTGAAGCCAGCTTGAAGCGCTTAGGCGTTGAATATGTGGATATCTATTACTGCCATCGCTATCATACCGAGACACCAATTGAAGAAACACTCCGCGCGCTCGATGATCTGGTGCGTCAGGGCAAAGTGCTGTATGTTGGTGTCAGCCAGTGGACTGCGGCTCAGATGGAAGCTGCCTTGGGTACAGCAGATCGATTGCTCTTGGATCATATCGTGGTGAATCAGCCGGTGTACAATATGTTTGACCGCTATATCGAAAATGAAATTATTCCGCTGGGTGAGCGTAAGGGTATCGGACAAGTGGTATATTCCCCGCTTGCTCAAGGTCTATTGACGGGGAAATATACGTCCGTTTCAGATATCCCCGAGAATAGTCGTGCAGCTAAGCTAGGATGGGACGAAGGGAAGATCAATGCGGATCGCATCGGGAAAGTTCGTCAATTGATTGAAGTGGCGGACAAGCTGGATCTGAAGGTTGGGCAACTGGCCTTGGCCTGGATTCTGCGCCAGAACAATGTATCCAGTGCACTTGTAGGGGCGAGTCGTCCTGAGCAGGTAAAAGAAAATGCGGCTGCATCTGGCGTGAAGCTGGATGCTTCCATTATCGAGGAGATTGAGGGTATACTTGCCTGA
- a CDS encoding winged-helix domain-containing protein: MQKQTDQVKIKVPGRRLPLRVKPALSDAAPLVDNCPVTRRVILISPMPGQVHELVKALTDSCFDVLVFHRWEPDLHERLVFDLLIYDLSVAGTIDAFAGISSRLNREAEHTTPCLYLVGEKMIGSASGPMLQEELLVWPARPQEALYRVQRMIGNSPALPKRGFLPEEGQRVGFKDLWLDRERMSVQRDNNRIHLTKTEYDLLLKLIDAKGAVISREEMLSDIWETDFTGGSNVVDVHIKSLRKKLGDNASSPQYIVTVRGVGYRLAD, from the coding sequence ATGCAGAAACAAACGGATCAAGTAAAAATAAAAGTTCCTGGCCGCCGCTTACCGCTTAGGGTTAAACCCGCTTTGTCTGATGCAGCACCCCTTGTGGACAATTGTCCTGTTACAAGGCGTGTTATTCTGATTAGCCCGATGCCAGGGCAGGTTCATGAACTGGTAAAGGCCTTAACGGATAGCTGCTTCGATGTACTGGTCTTTCATCGCTGGGAACCGGATCTGCATGAGCGTCTTGTCTTCGATCTGTTGATCTATGATCTGTCTGTTGCCGGAACGATCGATGCATTTGCCGGTATTAGCAGCCGATTGAATCGTGAGGCTGAGCATACAACCCCTTGTTTGTATCTGGTCGGTGAGAAGATGATCGGCAGCGCGAGTGGACCGATGCTTCAGGAGGAATTGCTGGTGTGGCCTGCACGCCCGCAGGAAGCACTTTACCGGGTGCAGCGTATGATTGGCAACAGTCCTGCTCTGCCCAAACGTGGATTTTTGCCTGAGGAAGGGCAGCGTGTCGGATTCAAAGATCTGTGGCTCGATCGTGAACGGATGAGTGTGCAGCGTGATAATAACCGAATTCATCTAACCAAGACCGAATATGATTTGTTACTCAAGCTGATTGATGCCAAAGGTGCAGTCATTTCCCGTGAGGAGATGCTCAGCGATATCTGGGAGACAGACTTTACGGGTGGAAGTAATGTGGTCGATGTTCATATCAAAAGCTTACGCAAAAAATTGGGCGATAACGCGTCTTCGCCTCAATATATCGTAACAGTAAGAGGAGTGGGCTACCGCCTGGCGGATTAG
- a CDS encoding anaerobic ribonucleoside triphosphate reductase, with protein MNLLEYATPPASDLLSDLGRRIIGAEDADTLRENANLNGDSFSGKMSRLGSETAKWHALRHVLPEELAQAVESGDLYVHDLDQYALGTTNCIFIPFDRLLAAGFNTGNGSVRTPQTIMSAMALVAIIFQSQQNSQYGGVSANKIDWDLAPYVQRSFRKHYRKGQRLFGEHALLEDEQLYLDSIEAKNQCPRAYAFAYEETELETGQAAESLIHNLNTMSSRAGGQIPFTSLNYGLCTSAEGRLVSRSLLEATIRGLGNGETPVFPQHIFQCKQGINQAQGEPNYDLFRLAVTCSSRRMYPNFVNVDASFNLPFYRPEDPDTIIATMGCRTRTLADRFGRNRQSGKGNLSFNTINLVKLGIRFGICQGNRAVADRAGFYTALESVMQNAADGLLHRYRIQTVQPAKASDFMMREGVWEGGEQLAPNEPVGDLLKHGTLSLGFIGLAECMTALYGRHHGQDPHVHREALNIIRTMREFCDQMSEQHNLNITLFATPAEGLSGKFTKIDRARYGLIPEVNDREYYTNSFHIPVYYTLPAYRKIELEAPFHTLCNAGAISYVELDGNVRANTAAFLRIVQYALAQDIGYFSINHPIDRCPACGYEGVIGEVCPGCEAHENHVHFQRLRRVTGYLTGDYKVRFNAAKQAEVRDRVKHR; from the coding sequence ATGAACTTGCTTGAGTATGCCACTCCACCGGCATCCGATCTATTATCCGACCTGGGAAGACGAATTATTGGCGCTGAAGACGCCGATACGCTGAGGGAAAATGCGAATCTGAACGGGGACTCCTTCAGCGGCAAGATGAGCAGGCTCGGTTCGGAGACCGCCAAGTGGCATGCTCTGCGTCATGTGTTGCCGGAAGAGCTTGCTCAAGCTGTGGAGAGTGGGGATCTGTATGTACACGATCTGGATCAGTATGCACTTGGTACAACCAACTGCATCTTTATCCCGTTTGACCGTCTGCTGGCTGCGGGTTTCAATACAGGTAACGGTTCGGTTCGCACACCTCAGACGATCATGTCTGCAATGGCTCTGGTTGCAATCATCTTCCAATCCCAGCAGAACAGTCAATATGGCGGCGTATCGGCTAATAAGATTGACTGGGATTTGGCCCCTTATGTACAGCGATCGTTCCGCAAACATTATCGCAAAGGACAACGGCTTTTTGGTGAGCATGCTCTGCTTGAAGATGAACAACTTTATCTGGACAGCATTGAAGCGAAGAATCAGTGTCCGCGGGCATATGCCTTCGCCTACGAAGAGACTGAACTGGAGACAGGACAAGCTGCCGAATCGCTGATTCATAACCTGAATACGATGAGCAGTCGGGCAGGTGGTCAGATTCCGTTCACTTCTCTGAACTATGGTTTATGCACATCAGCGGAAGGACGGTTGGTATCACGCTCATTGCTGGAAGCAACCATCCGTGGCCTGGGCAACGGGGAGACTCCCGTGTTCCCACAACATATTTTCCAATGTAAACAAGGGATCAACCAGGCTCAAGGCGAGCCAAACTATGATTTGTTCCGCCTCGCGGTCACGTGTTCATCCCGGCGGATGTATCCTAACTTTGTCAATGTGGATGCCTCGTTCAATCTGCCTTTCTATCGTCCGGAAGATCCGGATACGATCATCGCAACCATGGGATGCCGCACACGTACACTGGCTGACCGGTTTGGTCGTAATCGTCAAAGTGGTAAAGGGAATCTGTCTTTTAATACTATTAACCTGGTCAAGCTCGGCATTCGGTTTGGCATCTGCCAAGGCAACAGAGCGGTTGCCGATCGGGCGGGATTCTACACTGCACTGGAATCCGTGATGCAAAATGCTGCGGATGGTCTGCTGCATCGGTATCGTATCCAGACCGTGCAACCTGCGAAGGCGTCAGACTTCATGATGCGGGAGGGGGTATGGGAAGGCGGAGAGCAACTTGCTCCGAATGAACCCGTTGGGGATCTATTAAAGCATGGAACGTTATCCCTGGGTTTTATCGGTCTAGCTGAATGTATGACAGCTCTCTATGGACGCCATCATGGACAGGACCCTCATGTGCATCGTGAAGCGCTGAACATTATACGCACCATGAGAGAGTTCTGTGATCAGATGAGCGAGCAGCATAACTTGAATATCACCCTGTTTGCTACACCTGCTGAAGGGTTATCCGGCAAATTCACGAAGATCGACAGAGCGCGATATGGGCTCATTCCTGAAGTTAATGATCGGGAGTATTATACGAATTCATTCCACATCCCGGTCTATTACACTCTTCCAGCCTATCGCAAGATTGAACTGGAGGCCCCGTTCCATACTTTATGTAATGCGGGAGCAATCTCCTATGTGGAGCTTGACGGCAACGTTCGAGCCAACACCGCAGCTTTCCTGCGAATCGTGCAGTATGCACTGGCGCAGGATATCGGGTATTTTTCCATTAATCATCCCATTGATCGCTGCCCTGCATGTGGTTATGAAGGTGTTATCGGGGAGGTATGCCCAGGCTGTGAAGCCCACG
- a CDS encoding histidine kinase dimerization/phospho-acceptor domain-containing protein → MGTAEGITRGFYEDIKEAAAHIVDVLSGILKVNTIFVATNDGVTNVILEAFNRTEELIVKGSELSFNESYCSLVLKDKGSVLTIQNTCENPMTRSMDVTSGLGSRFFVGVPIMRRSGEAYGTICLMDNAGYVISETDMKTLNAMAVFLGYVVDLESTLHVQERKLSDSEQMKEQLQAEKERAESEAMTKSQMLKLMSHEIRNPLNGILGLTDLMRTPDMPEEQSEYVNMIETSGNILLSLLNNMMNFNINEAGKTVIHDDPFDLVGTIENTVYLYAGMATGKNVELGLNLDLNVSQVFVGDETKIGQMLAHVIQYALDSTREGSVLITAVVNGEDTEETGTLLLKVKYTGQMLSDKRLRTVNGQDENLDIQKLIGSNLGLAVSQNLAILMHGRIQVSSAGENETEFHIALPLGRYWELPQLASIQQRLKGKKVLLAKDPDILQGVSSLMRRWEMDVHMTSGSSVAHEWIKEGFKPDVAVVDMGLQEGGAVDFVHEMKQRLENLPVIALIPYGMHIDPHEAETFDAVLTKPVRQADLLNALSITLP, encoded by the coding sequence ATGGGGACGGCAGAAGGCATTACGAGAGGCTTCTATGAAGACATAAAGGAAGCTGCGGCCCATATCGTGGACGTATTAAGCGGGATATTGAAGGTCAATACCATCTTCGTTGCCACGAATGATGGGGTGACGAATGTCATTTTGGAGGCCTTTAATCGTACGGAAGAGTTGATTGTTAAAGGCAGTGAGCTTTCATTTAACGAATCATATTGCAGTTTGGTATTAAAAGATAAGGGTAGCGTTCTTACCATCCAGAATACATGTGAGAACCCAATGACACGCTCCATGGACGTCACGAGTGGGCTTGGGAGTCGTTTCTTCGTGGGGGTACCTATCATGCGAAGATCTGGCGAAGCATATGGAACGATATGTCTAATGGACAACGCTGGTTATGTAATCAGTGAAACGGACATGAAGACGCTGAACGCGATGGCTGTCTTTCTGGGATATGTTGTGGATCTGGAGAGCACCTTGCATGTTCAGGAACGAAAATTGAGTGATTCGGAGCAAATGAAAGAGCAGCTCCAGGCAGAGAAAGAACGCGCCGAATCCGAGGCCATGACCAAATCGCAGATGTTAAAGCTGATGAGTCATGAGATTCGCAATCCGTTGAACGGCATTCTGGGACTGACGGATCTGATGCGTACACCGGATATGCCTGAGGAGCAATCGGAGTATGTAAATATGATTGAGACGAGTGGCAATATACTACTCTCGTTGTTGAACAATATGATGAACTTCAATATTAATGAGGCAGGCAAAACAGTTATCCATGATGATCCGTTCGATCTGGTCGGCACCATTGAAAATACCGTTTATCTCTATGCCGGAATGGCAACGGGCAAGAATGTTGAACTGGGATTGAATCTTGATTTGAATGTGTCGCAAGTATTTGTGGGTGATGAGACCAAGATTGGACAGATGCTTGCACATGTCATTCAATATGCTCTTGATTCAACGCGTGAAGGCTCAGTTCTCATCACGGCAGTGGTGAACGGAGAAGACACAGAGGAGACGGGAACACTTCTGCTCAAGGTGAAGTACACCGGTCAGATGTTATCCGATAAGAGATTGCGTACCGTAAACGGCCAAGATGAAAATTTGGATATCCAAAAACTGATCGGAAGCAATCTGGGTTTGGCAGTAAGCCAAAATCTTGCCATTCTCATGCATGGCCGTATTCAGGTGAGTAGTGCGGGGGAGAACGAGACGGAATTCCATATTGCCCTTCCCTTAGGCAGATACTGGGAGTTACCTCAACTGGCAAGTATTCAGCAGCGGTTAAAAGGGAAAAAGGTGCTGCTTGCCAAGGACCCTGATATATTGCAAGGTGTTTCTTCCCTGATGCGCAGATGGGAGATGGATGTGCATATGACCTCAGGTTCGAGTGTAGCGCATGAGTGGATCAAGGAGGGCTTCAAGCCGGATGTGGCCGTTGTAGATATGGGACTACAGGAAGGCGGCGCAGTTGATTTTGTACATGAAATGAAACAACGGCTGGAGAACCTGCCCGTCATTGCTCTGATTCCATATGGTATGCACATTGACCCGCATGAAGCGGAAACCTTTGATGCTGTTCTGACGAAGCCGGTCAGACAAGCTGATCTGTTGAATGCATTGAGTATTACTCTGCCTTAA